A single region of the Sorghum bicolor cultivar BTx623 chromosome 7, Sorghum_bicolor_NCBIv3, whole genome shotgun sequence genome encodes:
- the LOC8080853 gene encoding DEAD-box ATP-dependent RNA helicase 42 codes for MGSGDDERSTSKHHHRDKDKDRDRSSSRHHRDKERDRDRERERSSSRHHRDDGDRDRDRDRHHRDKERDREERKEREREERKAREREEREREKEKEKEKERARRREERDREERERSRRRGDADGEEDDDRDRKRRRRSSHHHHHHRDPEPASREEEEVDAEEAERRRQRKKEEDMEAEQQRLDDEMERRRRRVKEWQEKRREQQQQQDGGGAGGASAAAAAEADGVKVAGKKWTLDGEESDEEGDKEDGKKDEENGGAGDMDVDLPNGDGDANGGAGMEEDEIDPLDAFMNSMVLPEVAKLESAAAAMDTTAPGAGADDKNGKSSKDVVSNGDKKGSRKAIGRIMQGDDSESDYDDADDDGAGEDDEDDEEFIKRVKKTKAEKLAIVDHSKIDYQPFRKNFYIEVKDISKMTSEEVVEYRKHLELKVHGKDVPKPIKTWVQSGLTSKLLDTIKKLGFEKPMPIQTQALPIIMSGRDCIGIAKTGSGKTLAFVLPMLRHVKDQPPVVPGDGPIGLIMAPTRELVVQIHSDIKKFSKVLGINCVAIYGGSGVAQQISELKRGAEIVVCTPGRMIDILCTSSGKITNLRRVTFLVMDEADRMFDMGFEPQITRIVQNTRPDRQTVLFSATFPRQVEILARKVLTKPVEIQVGGRSVVNKDITQLVEVRPDTERFFRLLELLGEWYVKGKILVFVHSQDKCDSLLKDLFQHGYPCLSLHGGKDQTDRESTIADFKSNVCSLLIATSVAARGLDVKELELVVNYDVPNHYEDYVHRVGRTGRAGRKGFAVTFISEEEERYAPDLVKALELSEQAVPQDLKALADRFMAKVKQGTEQAHGTGYGGSGFKFNEEEDEARKTAKKAQAREYGYEEDKSDSDSDEEGGVRKAGGDLAAQAIANAHAAAALVANKAANNVNQQIPGSATVPLIPLLAATNQQNDEATARALQAAMNLQQNLARIQAHAVPEHYEAELEINDFPQNARWRITHKETLAPIQDWTGAAITTRGTYIPQGKIVGANERKLYLFIEGPTESSVKKAKAELKRVLEDCANQALNLPGSAQTGKYSVI; via the coding sequence ATGGGCTCCGGCGACGACGAGCGCTCCACCTCAAAGCACCACCACCGCGACAAGGACAAGGACCGCGACCGCTCCTCGTCTCGCCACCACCGCGACAAGGAGCGCGACCGCGACCGCGAGCGCGAGCGCTCCTCCTCGCGCCACCACCGCGACGACGGCGACCGGGACCGGGACCGGGACCGCCACCACCGCGACAAGGAGCGGGATCGAGAGGAGCGGAAGGAGCGGGAGCGGGAGGAGCGGAAGGCGCGGGAACGGGAGGAGCGGGagagggagaaggagaaggagaaagAGAAGGAGCGGGCGCGGCGGCGCGAGGAGAGGGACCGCGAGGAGCGGGAGAGGTCGAGGCGGCGCGGGGATGCGGATggcgaggaggacgacgacCGGGACCGcaagcgccgccgccggtcctcgcaccaccaccaccaccaccgggacccggagccggcgtcccgggaggaggaggaggtggacgCCGAGGAGGCGGAGCGCCGGCGCCAGCGGAAGAAAGAGGAGGACATGGAGGCCGAGCAGCAGCGCCTCGACGACGAGATggagcgccggcgccgccgcgtcAAGGAGTGGCAGGAGAAGCGccgcgagcagcagcagcagcaagatgGCGGTGGAGCTGGTGGCGCTTCTGCTGCAGCGGCGGCTGAGGCTGATGGCGTCAAGGTGGCGGGGAAGAAGTGGACCTTGGATGGTGAGGAGTCTGATGAGGAAGGTGACAAGGAGGATggcaagaaggatgaggagaatGGCGGCGCTGGTGACATGGATGTGGATTTGCCCAATGGGGATGGCGATGCCAACGGTGGTGCTGGGATGGAGGAGGACGAAATTGATCCGCTTGATGCCTTCATGAACTCTATGGTGTTGCCAGAGGTTGCCAAACTGGAGAGTGCTGCAGCAGCAATGGACACCACCGCGCCTGGTGCAGGTGCAGATGACAAGAATGGTAAGAGCTCAAAGGATGTCGTTAGTAATGGGGATAAGAAAGGGTCAAGGAAGGCGATAGGGAGAATTATGCAAGGGGATGATTCAGAATCAGACTATGATGACGCTGATGATGATGGGGCTGGAGAGGAtgatgaggatgatgaggaATTCATAAAGCGCGTCAAGAAGACGAAGGCCGAGAAGTTGGCAATTGTTGACCATTCTAAGATTGACTACCAACCATTCCGGAAGAATTTCTATATTGAGGTGAAGGACATCTCCAAGATGACATCCGAGGAAGTGGTAGAGTACCGGAAGCACTTGGAGCTCAAGGTGCATGGGAAAGACGTGCCCAAGCCAATAAAGACATGGGTGCAGAGTGGGCTGACAAGCAAGCTCCTTGACACCATCAAGAAGCTTGGTTTTGAGAAACCGATGCCTATACAGACACAGGCTTTACCGATCATAATGAGTGGGCGTGATTGTATAGGCATCGCAAAAACTGGATCTGGCAAGACTCTAGCATTTGTCCTCCCAATGCTGAGGCATGTTAAAGATCAGCCCCCTGTTGTCCCTGGAGATGGCCCTATTGGTCTCATTATGGCTCCTACTAGAGAGCTTGTGGTGCAGATACATTCAGACATTAAAAAGTTCTCTAAGGTGCTTGGCATCAACTGTGTTGCAATCTATGGAGGTTCGGGAGTTGCGCAGCAGATCAGTGAATTGAAGAGGGGTGCCGAAATTGTTGTTTGCACGCCGGGAAGGATGATTGATATCCTTTGCACTAGCAGTGGAAAAATAACTAACCTTAGGAGAGTGACTTTCTTGGTGATGGATGAAGCTGATAGGATGTTTGACATGGGTTTTGAGCCTCAGATTACTCGTATAGTCCAGAATACCCGGCCAGATAGGCAGACAGTACTTTTCTCTGCCACATTTCCACGTCAAGTGGAGATACTGGCACGCAAGGTGCTTACTAAGCCTGTTGAAATTCAAGTGGGTGGGAGGAGTGTCGTGAACAAAGATATCACACAACTGGTTGAGGTGCGGCCAGACACTGAGAGGTTCTTCAGGCTGTTAGAGTTGCTTGGTGAATGGTATGTTAAGGGGAAAATCCTTGTTTTTGTTCACTCACAAGATAAATGTGATTCTCTACTCAAAGACTTGTTCCAGCATGGGTATCCATGTCTGTCCCTTCATGGCGGCAAAGACCAGACTGACCGTGAATCAACTATTGCTGATTTCAAGAGCAACGTCTGCAGCTTGCTGATTGCTACTAGCGTTGCTGCTAGAGGTTTAGATGTAAAAGAACTTGAACTGGTTGTCAATTATGATGTCCCTAACCATTATGAGGACTATGTCCATCGGGTTGGTAGAACAGGGCGTGCTGGTAGAAAGGGCTTTGCCGTGACTTTTATttctgaggaggaggagcgatATGCACCAGACCTTGTTAAGGCTCTGGAACTCTCTGAGCAGGCTGTTCCACAGGACCTAAAAGCCCTGGCTGATAGATTTATGGCTAAGGTGAAACAGGGAACAGAGCAGGCCCATGGTACAGGCTATGGTGGTAGTGGTTTCAAGTTTAATGAGGAAGAGGATGAAGCACGGAAGACTGCAAAGAAGGCTCAGGCAAGGGAATATGGTTATGAAGAGGACAAGTCAgattcagattctgatgaggaagggGGAGTGCGTAAGGCAGGAGGTGACCTAGCAGCACAAGCTATTGCCAATGCTCATGCAGCAGCTGCTTTGGTTGCAAACAAGGCTGCTAATAATGTTAATCAGCAAATACCAGGATCTGCGACAGTCCCCTTGATTCCTTTACTCGCAGCAACAAACCAACAAAATGATGAGGCCACTGCTCGGGCACTTCAGGCTGCAATGAACTTACAACAAAATCTGGCTAGGATACAGGCCCATGCGGTTCCAGAACACTATGAGGCTGAACTTGAGATTAATGATTTCCCACAGAATGCCCGTTGGAGGATCACTCACAAAGAGACACTGGCCCCTATTCAGGACTGGACTGGTGCTGCTATCACTACAAGGGGAACATATATTCCTCAAGGAAAAATTGTTGGTGCAAATGAGCGCAAGCTCTACCTGTTTATTGAGGGCCCGACGGAGTCGTCTGTGAAGAAGGCAAAAGCAGAATTGAAACGTGTCCTTGAGGATTGTGCCAACCAGGCACTTAATCTTCCTGGATCTGCTCAAACTGGAAAATATTCTGTTATTTGA